In Accipiter gentilis unplaced genomic scaffold, bAccGen1.1, whole genome shotgun sequence, the genomic stretch GGCCTCTGCCTGGTGGTCcttgactgctctgcctgcagggccACTTTGCTCTTCCAAATGCAGGTCTAGAAAGGAAAAGCACGTGCAGCAAATTGACTCCTTGGAAGTAAAGCACAcctaaaacaaaacccacccaaagccCTACACCAGCTGTCTTCTCGACATTGAGGTTTCTGTTACCCCAAGCCCCAGCCTGTGACAGCCCTCAGTTCCTCCTCGTACCTGTGGCTCTGTCCATGGGTGCTGGCGACTCCCCGGCTGATGGACAGGAGGGGCCAGCCATCTCCTCCACAAAGATGTCACCGCAGTTTTCAATGAGAAACTCCACCAGCACGTTCACCTGCACACATCAAACCCTCAGTCTCAACCCAGGTGCCTGAAAATGTGTCACGCAGCCTTTCCCCCTCCCGACCCTTGCCTCTGCGCAGGAGGCTGTGGTTGTGGGGCTGCTCTTGCaggcagccaccccaccagcatttgctcaagagaggaggcagccagggcccTCTGAGCAGCCAAGCTCGGATGGGCCGGCGAGGCTGCAGCCGGCTGCTCGGTACAGCGCACCTTCTCAGTCACCGCCAGCATGGCCTCGAGGGGGAGCAGGTCCTCGTGAGGTGGGCTCAGCAGATTTGGCCCAAGGCAGATGGCCAGGTTGCTGGCGGTCATTCTGCTGCTGGAGGCGTTGTGGCCGATGTGCTGGAGGAGGGCCAGCAGCCgcttgaggaggaggagattgGCTCCAGGCAACTTCTCGGCCACCCTGAGGGAGCAGGAGGAACTCAACGTTAATAGAGAAGATGCTGCCCACAGCCATCCCTGAAGCTTGCCCAACGCAGGTGGGTTGCGCAGCTTTCCGGGTGCTCTCAGCCAGCGGTCAGTGCTCCTGCACTTCAGGAAGGAAGCACAGCGTTGCTGCCCAGCTCCTCATTTCACCCAAGCCCAGGCAAGGGAAGGCTCCCTCTCCATGCCCTTTCCCCTGAAATCTAAGCCCACCCCAGCAAAAGCAAGTTGTCAGAAGACACAGCCTTTTAAGGAGACTGTCCCTTTTCAGGCAAGTCCTAGGCCTCTACCAGTCCCTCCTCAACAGGCAGGCTGCTGCCCACACTTACGCTTTCAGCTCTTCAACCTTCTCCTCCTTGCCGCTCTTCTGCATCGCTGCCATCCAGTCCTCGTAGAGGTCTGTCACGAGGAGCTTGGCGGGGATGCTTCGGAGGAAGTCCTGCAATGCCAGGGGCTCCAGGTGAGCCTCTGAACActgcaggccaggcaggagctcttccagctgcaggtcGGAAGCACTCACCTTCAAGATGACGGCCAGCAGCAGCGCAGGCTGGCTGCCCAGGTCGACATCCGCACCGTGGTCCAGGGCCTCCCGCAGCTCACGAAACTCTGTCCCGCCGGCAGCTCTTCGGAATATCCCTTCTGTCGACGGTCCTTCCTTGTGCAGGACAGCCAGCATCTCctgcagcaggggcaggaggacagtTGTTTGGCTGAGAAGCTGCCTTCCAACAGCAGCGACCAAAGCACTACCCCAGATCCTGCTCCTTGCCCCCCGCAAAGGGGGCTGGCACCATAAGCGTCTTCTGGGGGTGAAGGGCCCAATCCCCCATCCCCAGAGCTCCTGGGGACACCCACCTCCCCTCTGGAGCAgccggagggagggctggggaccccctgcccaggctggcttacctggatgggctggggcagggagccgtCCTCCCCGCAGAGGGCTGCCAGGGGCTGTCCAAAGAGCGCCCTGCTGCAGCCGGAGCCCGCCTGCCCTGGCGCCTGGGCAGCAGCCGGGGTCCTCCGCAGAGCAAAGGGCCAGGGCagtcccatcctcctcctcctcctcctcctgctgctgatgctgttcccttcttctgaaaaggaacaTGGAGCAAGAGCGCGTCAATGGAGACAGCCGGGCCAGCACTCCTggagcctgccctgcctgcaacACGGTGCTGAGCGGTGAGGCAGGAtgggcagggagccagcagctggaACCACAGCTCCAGCTCAGCGTCTCCAGCTCGGAGGCTCCTGAGAGCTGGCGTGCCACCGGGACAACCTGTCCCAGCCCTCGCCCTGCCCTCCTccaagctgtgggcagcaggagaggctcTGGGTCCCCGTAGAACCAcgtccagcagctgctgcccagcgggTGCCCTTGCTCGTCCAGGTGACGTCCTCCCTTGGGGTGCCGCACCTGCATGGCGACACTCAAGGGACAAGTGAGCACAGCTCAACCATTTGCAGGACAATGCGTTTCTTTCCAGAACTCACCTGGTGAGCGGCAAAGTCCCCCAGCTTTGACAGACGGGGCTGTCGGTGGCCCTTGCTTGGGGTGATCCTGCAAGAAGCGGGCTGCGCTTAGAGAGCAGCCCCGCAGCAGAAAGGGCCACCGGCAAGCTGCCACCCGGCACCAGCAGCCTGAGcgcagcagggctgggaccccctgCCCTCCCGGGCTCTCTGCCCCACCGGGCAGGTTTCCCCCCAGTGCAGCCAGTGAGGATGTGCTGGCATTCCTGGTGCCTCCCCCACCCATTCTCACCTCTGCCTGGTCCTCCATCAGCCTCTCCAGGCTCCTGGCACTGAATGACCTCCACTGGGCAAGAGAGAAGGAGCGGAGGAAGGTGAGCAGCGAtgcctctgctgctcagctggaggACCAGGGCTCGGGGACAGAGCCCAGACCGGAGAGACACTCACGGCGTGGCGGCGGCTCAGCTCCTTCTCCAGGGGTCTGAGGGAGGGGAGACGGGTCACGCGGGCTCTCTTTGCTCCTCCTGGTGTCCTGTGCACCGGCaagggacagggagagagctggCTGAGCCCCAAGCTGCCCCTTCTCTCCTTTGAGGCAGCTCTGCCCGAGAGCTGCCCGCAGCCGCGAGGGCACCTCTCCCCAGCTAGGGAGATGTGTAGCCCCCCCAGCTGCGCCTGCAGCATCCCCCCCGGCTTACCCCAGCAGTGTGCCCACCCACAGCTCCTTCAgtgcctgggagctgcagaaagagaggagaaccagcgtcaggccccgctgccccccagcccgtggggaagGAAGGATTCAGGGGCAGGACGAAGCCCTGCGGGGCAGGACAGAGACACTGTCCAAGCCCTGGCTCCCCGCGTCCTGCCAGAGCAGCTGCTTTTGCCCTTCTCTTCTGGGGACCCAAAGGGCACCAGGGGATGCAGGACCTGGCaatgcccccatccctccctgccggCGTGCTTCCCgctccctgcccaggctctgcacgCAGGGCAGAGGATGGCGTGGGCACGGTTGGGAACCTCTCCTGCCCGGCCATGGGACGTGGCACCACGACTCACCCGAAAGCGGCAACGCAGGAGCCAGTGGGCCAGATGAGGATGATGGAGGTCCTGTCCTCAtcgctgccttcctcctcctcttcttcctcccccgccgcctcctttCCGCcgctcagcacccacagctggtcCAGGGCCAGGCGGAGCTGTGGGCGCAGGGTGGTGCCACGTctgcagagaggagaggcaggcGGTGAGCTGGAGGTGGCCTCCTGGGGGTCCCCCCGGGCAGACCCCCGTCCCCCACCTGCCCTTGAGACGGACATCGATGGGTGCATCCAGCACCACGGTCCCGGGGCCTGGGGCTGGTGCcggggtgtccctgccctggtgccagggccaggggtgggggaaaggcagCTGGGCTCTGAGGGTCTTACCGCAGCTTGGCGACCACCACTTcctcctggaggaggagaaggcgccTCTCGCTCCTCTTGCGGCCCCGGGTCAGCCGCACGTCCGCGCTCAGCACCGGCTCGGCGTCGGTGAGagcctccctgcagagcagagagcgGCGGGCATGAGAAAGGCCGCCGCGGGTCCCGGCCGTGCCCGCGTGTCCCCGAGGCACAGGGAGAGCCCACCTGGAGCCGCAGCAGCAGTTGGCCTGGCCCATCCTGCCCGGGAGAGGAGGACCCTCGCCGTGGACCAAGGACGCGGGCCAGTCGGCGACAGCGGGGATGGGAAGCGAGGTGCCGGTGCCGGCTCAGTGCTGCTCGGCCagatcctgcctcctcccagcgctCCTGCGTGCCAGCACAGCTCCGTGCTGCTGTCTCTGGTGGCTGTGGGCTCCAACTGACCAACATTCTGAGCCCAAGGGACGAACATTCTGAGCCCAACGGAAAGTGGGCGGGGCACTGGGGGGAGAGTTCTCTCCAGTATGGCCGGCTCTGCCTGGCACTGGGGAGCCCCGGCCGGGCTGGACGGAcccagcagaggggaaggaccacctACCTCCACCTGTTGCCAAtgctttccctgctgcagcccgggGTGCACTTGGCCGCCTTTGCCCCAGGGGCACTTTTCTGGCTCGAAATCGGTCAACTTGGCGTCCACCGTGAGCCCAGGTgtctgcacagctgctttccagctgggtgtccCCCAGCACTTACTGGTGCAAGGGCTTGTTCGTCCGTGCCCAGGTCTCCAGGACTTTgctcttccccttgttgaactacatgaggttcctgtcagcccctttctccagcctgtcaagatcccCCTGATTGACAGCAGGACCCTCCGGCGCGTGAGCCTCTCCTCCCGCTTGTGTGCCACAAGCTGCCAGCTGCCCGAGGGTCCACTCTGCCCCATCGCCCAGACCAGGGAATGTGAACAGGTCCGATGTGGGGCAGCGCAGGGGGGCAGACATGCACTTTGGTAGGCCATCACTTGTCACAGGAGGTTCAGAAATTTAGGGGGAAAATCCGTATTGGTTTGGGTATTGTTTACACAGTGCTTCCCCTTTGTATTCCTGCAAGCTCGTAAAAGGTGTTCAAAATGTCTCCTTTGTCATTTGAACGTCACAGCTCTTCACAGTGCTGATGTTGCGTGTAACATTGGATCGGGTTGTACTCTCGCATAGATCGTTAGGTAGTATGGAGCCGAGATTATTAGGTAGAAGATAGCAGATTATCTGCATTAATTGTGCTAACGCCAGCGACAGGAGGTTGCGTCTAGCTCTTGAGCCGAAGGATGAAAATCCAAGGTGTCTATTGAACTCAGTGGGCTATTGACCAGCAGAGTGAATTCACCAcgttcaaaaaagaaaaggtacatGAGAAAGGCCTATTCCATCTTGACTGCTACAATGCCTGTTTTTGTGAAGATAAATTATCCAtgcccctcctgccacccccttccaaaaaaaaggaTAGAGAAAAAAGATTCAACTGCTAGAGCAATGGGGATTTTAATAGCCAAGTAAATTTCCCTAGATCATTCCCATTCAATGAGCCACTTTGTCTGCCTCTACTTGGTACCAACAGAAGACTCTACCTGTGCCCTGCTATGGAAGATGTAGAATTCCTCTCTGATCCAGAACTTTCCACCTACAAGCAAAACCGTGGTGAAGTTTTCCTCCACCTCAACCACCCCCTGGTGCCTCTTCCCCAGGGAAAGTCTTTCCTCTCTCACTCTGTGATCATAGCTGGTCACGGGCAGTGCAAGCCCCAAGCCTCAGCCACCGCCCGAGGCCACCAACCCCCTTTAGCCATAAGCAAGCTCTCAaactcctttttggctgcaggagAAGCATTGTTAGTAGAAATGGACGCACACGGCACAGTCTATTCCAGAATAGCCACAGCGGTTAAAAGCTTTCCGTGTCCTGGATTGGTGGTTTTCAGGACCAGCTCCTGGGTGCTGTTGCACAAGGCTAGCGATAGCTCTATTTCATGCAGGTAATTCAGGCTTAATCCTTTGTCCCCACAGGCCCAGCAGCACAGAAAGTCACCGTGGGCTGTGTTTGAGCAGCCCGCTCCACTGGACTTGTGGCAAATGGCCGCATCCCTGCTCTTCTGTTGTCCGCGTAGGGTCCTGGTCAATACAACAAGCTGTTTTCCCTGGAAATGACCATCGTGGCTAAAGACAGACTCCTCCTTGTGGACGCCAGCCAAGCTGTGGGAACGTCTCTGGCACCCATGCTGTGCCAGCTTTCAATCCCCAAGAGGCTGGAACTGAGGTGCGTCCAACAGGAAGAAAATTTGCAATTGTTACTGAAAGAGGGGAGCGACCACCGGCACTGAAGAGCCATTCATATCCTGCCGAAAGCCACAGGGAAATGCAAGGTGTGGTGAGCTTAGGCAGGAATACTCCTGTCCGAGGAGCAGCACACTTGGTTACTAAGGCTTTATCACACTTGGGTGATAAGGCTTTATCCTCGGCTTTGCCGCTGTGCTGACCgctgtggctgctgcctgttctttCCTGCCATGCTGGCTGCACCCACCTGTGGGGCTGTCCTTGGGAAGGGCACCAGAGCCGAGAaagcccctgggagaggggcggggagAAGCTCTTCTCCAGAGATTTGCCAGAAGCTCTCcagagcatcccttttccagcccatGAGATGCTCTGTGTGACAAGGGAAGGTGCCTGTCGGTCCAAGGGATgaggccctgcagggctcccatcagGGTCCTTTGACCTACCCATCTTCCAGGGGCTGGGGGTCTCACGAAGGGCAGAGCCCTGTCCCCCACCTGCCGCTGGGACAGACATTGGTGCATCCAGCCATTAAAACCTGCCgaggccagctaactaggaaatAGAGAGGAGCCACACTGCGCATGCCCAAAGGGCAGACACTATGTCAAGGATAATGTAAATAAGTATATgattagaacaatataagcttgccttgctgtaggtaacggtaTGCTCACTAGGAGGAActacccccccccgccccgtgcatCCAgccgctgcaataaagaatgcctgctttctaaaactccaaaatcgagcCTCAGTGTTTCTTCAAAGGgatccttcattgtgcatgatcagatgtaggcagtgctaagataatcagttgcaattatttttgcatatatgtgtactaatctgattaatatgcaattagttattctatataacctgttagtgctaaagctgatacggtatgcacgctaggtggaactataccccgtgcatccagcgctgcagtaaagaatgcctgctttctaaaactccaaaatgagtcttagagagtttctttgaccggcttttcggtatcattaTAGAATaagtaattgcatattaatcgagtattagtatacatatacataaaaatgatcgCAACTGATTTTCTtggtactgcctacatccgatcatgcgcaatgaaggatccctttgagtcgaagggctgcttttgcgaccactgactcattgaagttcttgctggctgtccttgaagtctttattcttgtccttgttctttgatcttgaagcttaatgcagtttcaatcacatgtggtcagatttcagcattgttctcatctagcaaaCAGGAACATCacatcataagagcaaagaactgcaaaacttacgAAGATTTACTAggtaatcacttgactacactcttgtaattatctccccagttaccctttgcctcttgtttcaaccataatgttaatgcatgatcatttatcaaatctcacttagacagtcatctagcagcaaaccagttttcatcgaaggtgcaaaatactaaaaccataaaagtttgaacaaaccacatgaaatgtatggacatatgctatcaagtTCAGTTATACacattcgatttccaaagttcttcccccaAACTATTACCGGGAGTCGCTtgtctcgcacagtttctatcggGTTGAAGTTCCCCCGCTtcgaattaaaggtccagtggtcttttcttctacagcacatgcccaaggcggggggtggggggggtgggtaagTCTTTTGGTCGTGAACTGAGTCGGTGGTCTGATCTGCCCccgctgcctttacctttcctccggttatccaagatttttgctgactttgtgcctatagcaatttttcaacttctcgGCACCTCCTGGTGTAATAAgtaattataggtaatttgctgatcaaagaagttaagcaagggaaacgaacttgttacaccagatgcgagaacatcctgttttgacaagaaaaacttacctacaatgttatttactgccgtgagaacggaaccttacagtctagcagttgtttaaaaaaaaaagatattgggCTGCAGTATTCTGATACCATGACAACctatatccttgtttaaatttatgtaaaatatgtaagcttttgatataccttgtgaatttaccaaaagtgagcataaatcctgaggaagtcatgATTACGGAAGAAGGCGAGGGATGTACTGAAGATGGGAGACCGACCTCGGTGAAAATAAGAGACTGCTCAGCTTGCCTAATTTtgcgagccttggtggagctgcgactccccggccgcccagcgcgctgctttgttttcctaccttaataaatatatagtgaatacaatttgaactcgatttgtttcaattcaaatataacactataaaagaagctgtcttgtttttcacggcgcgtgttgtggtagagcagaagctccccgcgtgccaagcactgtttgcttgcctttattcatttaataaattgttaactttgtttgaaatcctgtttgggactaaattcatttataacagttactcctttggaatccagtaagatgaaggcttgctgcacctctgctgagagaagcctcttgactgaggtgagcaccattgcagcccttcgccactcttctcggcatctgctccctccctctttcggttttttgttggtttgtgtgtgtgtgtgtgtgtgtggcggggtttgaggggccgcagggccggctcctgggagaagctgctcgaagctcccccggctcggagccggccccgcctctggcccaggccgagcccctcagcgacggcggtagcgcctctgggagaagagatttccgaaggggaacgccccgtgagggagtcgggggagtgggacgtgagaggaacccctctgcggatcccgaggtcagggaaggaggaggagcgggggaggaggggatgcccccgcagcccgcggggaggcggcaggctgtcccccccagcccgtggaggggagcgggggagcggatgtcccccaaaatggccgcggctcccgcgctggagcaggctgtgacggaaggactgcaccctgtctgtggaagggacccgcgctggaggagtctgtgaggaactgcagcccgcgggaaggacccacgctggagaagttggggaagggctgtctcccgcgggagggagggagggagggagggagcccagggcggagcaggggccgagcgcggagtcctcctccccctgaggaggaaggagcggcagagacaaggggtgaggagccgaccccagcccccgtccccgtcccctgttcccctgcgccgccggggggaggaggtggagagaacggggagtggagttgaggcgggaaggcgggagggctccccggggggaagctgttctcaggctgggttttgcttcctcgtagccttgttgtgacttgatgggtagcagattacagggatttggtttcttccccaggttgagcctgtcttaagtggggagtgacccctccctgtccttcaacttgatgagctgtaaggcaggtattctgttcttgagcggtggggggggaggagatctgactgaagggtgctaattgtactttgtcagtggagctagacttgcagatgaggatgggttctctgaatgacatgcaagaggcgcctggcgactcttggaaagacatgtacaaagaccatccctagaaatattttggcatttgaacgtctgctgggaaaagttgacatttcagcagaaaagaagtatgttttttggatgcgagtccttcagtgatctctcaagtctgtaatttaagcactaggaaactcaacgattaatattgtatggatttggtgctttgttttgtggttcgttctttggcttgaaatacagccacgccactacatgctaagctctaagttaacgtggagaggat encodes the following:
- the LOC126036864 gene encoding T-cell activation Rho GTPase-activating protein-like translates to MGLPWPFALRRTPAAAQAPGQAGSGCSRALFGQPLAALCGEDGSLPQPIQEMLAVLHKEGPSTEGIFRRAAGGTEFRELREALDHGADVDLGSQPALLLAVILKDFLRSIPAKLLVTDLYEDWMAAMQKSGKEEKVEELKAVAEKLPGANLLLLKRLLALLQHIGHNASSSRMTASNLAICLGPNLLSPPHEDLLPLEAMLAVTEKVNVLVEFLIENCGDIFVEEMAGPSCPSAGESPAPMDRATDLHLEEQSGPAGRAVKDHQAEAVLHVPPASVLDVLKEAGGDAVVESETAEPPQGPQ
- the LOC126036800 gene encoding uncharacterized protein LOC126036800 isoform X1; protein product: MLVSWSPQPPETAARSCAGTQERWEEAGSGRAALSRHRHLASHPRCRRLARVLGPRRGSSSPGQDGPGQLLLRLQVGSPCASGTRGHGRDPRRPFSCPPLSALQGGSHRRRAGAERGRAADPGPQEEREAPSPPPGGSGGRQAAVRPSEPSCLSPTPGPGTRAGTPRHQPQAPGPWCWMHPSMSVSRAGGGRGSARGDPQEATSSSPPASPLCRRGTTLRPQLRLALDQLWVLSGGKEAAGEEEEEEEGSDEDRTSIILIWPTGSCVAAFGSQALKELWVGTLLGTPGGAKRARVTRLPSLRPLEKELSRRHAWRSFSARSLERLMEDQAEDHPKQGPPTAPSVKAGGLCRSPGEFWKETHCPANG
- the LOC126036800 gene encoding uncharacterized protein LOC126036800 isoform X2, whose protein sequence is MLVSWSPQPPETAARSCAGTQERWEEAGSGRAALSRHRHLASHPRCRRLARVLGPRRGSSSPGQDGPGQLLLRLQGGSHRRRAGAERGRAADPGPQEEREAPSPPPGGSGGRQAAVRPSEPSCLSPTPGPGTRAGTPRHQPQAPGPWCWMHPSMSVSRAGGGRGSARGDPQEATSSSPPASPLCRRGTTLRPQLRLALDQLWVLSGGKEAAGEEEEEEEGSDEDRTSIILIWPTGSCVAAFGSQALKELWVGTLLGTPGGAKRARVTRLPSLRPLEKELSRRHAWRSFSARSLERLMEDQAEDHPKQGPPTAPSVKAGGLCRSPGEFWKETHCPANG
- the LOC126036800 gene encoding uncharacterized protein LOC126036800 isoform X4; translation: MGQANCCCGSREALTDAEPVLSADVRLTRGRKRSERRLLLLQEEVVVAKLRRGTTLRPQLRLALDQLWVLSGGKEAAGEEEEEEEGSDEDRTSIILIWPTGSCVAAFGSQALKELWVGTLLGTPGGAKRARVTRLPSLRPLEKELSRRHAWRSFSARSLERLMEDQAEDHPKQGPPTAPSVKAGGLCRSPGEFWKETHCPANG
- the LOC126036800 gene encoding uncharacterized protein LOC126036800 isoform X3, with translation MGQANCCCGSRWALPVPRGHAGTAGTRGGLSHARRSLLCREALTDAEPVLSADVRLTRGRKRSERRLLLLQEEVVVAKLRRGTTLRPQLRLALDQLWVLSGGKEAAGEEEEEEEGSDEDRTSIILIWPTGSCVAAFGSQALKELWVGTLLGTPGGAKRARVTRLPSLRPLEKELSRRHAWRSFSARSLERLMEDQAEDHPKQGPPTAPSVKAGGLCRSPGEFWKETHCPANG